CGCGCTGCTGGCGCCATGGTTCGACCGCGACCTGTCGCTGGCTGGCCGGGTCACCTACCGCCGTGACGGCAAGGTCGAAAGCCAGTTGATCGACTTCAAGCTGCCGATCGCGATCATCCCCAACCTGGCCATCCACCTCAACCGCACCGCCAACGAAGGCTGGGCGATCAACCCGCAGAACGAACTGCCGCCGATCCTGGCCCAGGTGGCCGGTGACGAGCGCATCGACTTCCGCGCCCTGCTCACCGAGCAGCTGGCCCGCGAGCATGAACTGATCGCCGACGTGGTGCTGGATTACGAGCTGAGCTTCTACGACACCCAGGATGCCGCGCTGGTCGGCCTCAACGGTGACTTCATCGCCGGCGCCCGCCTGGACAACCTGTTGTCGTGCTACGCCGGCCTGCAGGCCCTGCTGGCTGCGGACAGCGATGAAACCTGCGTGCTGGTGTGCAACGACCACGAAGAAGTGGGCAGCTGCTCGGCCTGCGGCGCCGACGGCCCGATGCTGGAGCAAACCCTGCAGCGCCTGCTGCCGGATGGCGATGCCTACGTGCGCACCATCCAGCGCTCGCTGATGGTGTCGGCCGACAACGCCCACGGCGTGCACCCCAACTACGCCGACAAGCATGACGGCAACCACGGGCCCAAGCTCAATGCCGGGCCGGTGATCAAGGTCAACAACAACCAGCGCTACGCCACCAACAGCGAAACCGCCGGGTTCTTCCGCCACCTGTGCATGGCCGAGGAAGTGCCGGTGCAGAGCTTCGTGGTGCGCAGCGACATGGGCTGCGGCTCGACCATCGGCCCGATCACCGCCAGCCACCTGGGCGTACGTACGGTGGATATCGGCCTGCCGACCTTTGCCATGCACTCGATTCGCGAACTGTGCGGCAGCCATGACCTGGCGCACCTGGTGAAGGTACTGACGGCGTTCTACCGCAGCCGCGAACTGCCGTGATCCTCGGCAGGGCCCGCCTCGAGTGCCGGGGCGGGCTCTGTTTTCGACGGGTCAAGCAGGGCTTCCAGGTTGAGGCGGCCTTTGGGGTCCCAGTTGATGTATTTCCACAGCGAGAAATTTTCGGGGAGGCTGCCCTGCTCTCTTTCGGCACGCGCGAGCCGGGCGGCAACTTTGTCACGCTCGTCAGTTGGGTAGTTAAGGCGTTCGACGGGGGTGATGCTGTCGAGGAACTCGAGGTAACCCTTGATCAAGGGACGGTCATCTCCCGTGTTGTTCGCATACTCTATGAGCCTTGAGAAGTAGAGTCGATCCATATTGTATTTGGCACGTGAAGCCGCATAGCGCTCTTCTTTCGTATAGTTTTGCTCATCAATTTCGATTGCCGCCAAGTCATCTCGCCGCATGCCCCAGAATGGATTTTTGTCAAACTCCATCTCGACATCAGTCAGTTTCTCAATCGACGCTAGATACTCAAGCGTTTTGCCAAAACGTTCGGCTTCTGCTGGGCCGTAGTGCACAGGCGGTTGAATCCGCTTGAAGTTCTCTTCACCTAAGGCACGGTATTCATTTCCAACTTGATTCCCAAGCCCCCCCGCTCCATAGGTACGAGCATGGAGTGCCCAAACTTCATTTTTATCGTTGGCCGCGGCCAAGGCCTCTGTCGACAAGCTGACTTGACCTCGCCGTTCTGGCAAAGCCTCAGGCTTAGACTCAGCAGATCGAGAATCAACAGGTTGACGCATCAGCGGGGCAGAAGCGATGGGAGCCAGTTTCATGGATAACCCTCTAGTTCAGAGGGCACCTCTATGAGGTGCCCTAGGCGGTTTACTGAATAGTGAAGCGAACCGTATAGTCATACGGCATTTGTGCGGAGATCTTTTCTATTTTTACCGTGCAACTAGCCCGAGTTGAACCTATTGAGGCAGCATCTTTCTTCCAGCTCGGTATATAGCTTGGCGGCGGCGCGCTGTGCGATACCGAAAACCGGCATTTTTTACTGCCCGATGTATAAACGAAGCGCATGCCAGAGACCGAGTCAGCGTAGCTGGTGACCCGGAATGTCCCAGTATTTGCTGGCGAAACCTCTGCAAACATCGGGCTCGCACTGCCTGTCAAATGCTCATATGTGAACGTGGCTACTGCGGCGGTCTTGTTATCAACAATAACCGTTGCAACATTATTAGCCGCTTGGGCACTCACGCTCACCATTACTGCACACAAGGCGAACAGTGCGCTACCAGCCCCTTTATTTCCAAACATAGCTATTCCTCTACAATCCCCACGCGTTCCGTGGTGAAATCTGTATCGGCCCCACCCAAATTTTCTATGTAGGAAAGTGGTCTGACTAGTGCGTAGGAAAAACCCACTACAACTTCAAGTCAATCAAACTCCAAACATCATAAATATTCCGTGACGCAGATCAGCCCCCCGTGCCAGCCTCGAGCTATGCTTCATATACAACCCTGTCATCGCAGAAGGACCACTGCCATGTCCCCGTTCCTTTCCTTGTTCGTGCCGGTGTTCCTGTTCCTGTTGCTGCTGACCGTCGGCTTCAGCCTGCGCGAGCGCAACCTCGGCGTGGTAATGATGTGGGTCGGCACACTGGGCATCTTCGGCCTCACCTGCTGGAAGATCCTGGAGCAGCTGCCGTCATAAACCTCTACACTCGGTCAATCGTTTGACCTGAGGTAGTTTTACCCGTGCCCGCCTTCCTGCGTTGCCTGTTCCTGCTGCTGTTGCTGTTCATCCCTCCAGTACAAGCCGCCGGCCTGCCGGGCCTGCTTGGCGGTAGCGCGCCAGCCCAAGCGGAAGCCACCGAACCGCTGGGCAAGTCGCTGGACGAGGTGATCAAGAACCTGGAAAACGACCAGCAGCGGGCCAAGCTGCTGGCCGACCTGAAAAAGCTGCGCGATGCCACCCAACAATCGCAACCCAACGTCGAACAAGGCGTGCTCGGCCTGATCGGCGGCGCCCTGCATGATCTCGAAAAACAGTTCAGCGGCGATGCCAGCCCGTTCCACCGTTGGGCTGCGGAAATCGAACAGGCCCAGGCCGAACTGGCCGAGCTGGTGGTGCCGGTGCACCAGTGGCCGGCTATCCTGTTCGGCTTCGCTGCAGTCATCGCCGTATGGAGCGTGCTGGCCTATGCTTTCAACTGGGTCGGCCACCGGGTACGCCTGCGCTTTGGCTTGAGCGAGGAGCTGCCGCAGCATCCCCGCACCTGGGACCTGGTGCGCTTTGCCCTGCGCAAACTGGGCCCGTGGCTGGTGGCGCTGGTGTTTACCGTGTACCTGAGCTTCGTGCTGCCGCCGTCGCTGGGCAAATCGCTGGCCATGGTGCTGGCCTATGCGTTGGTGGTGGGCACCTGCTTCTCGGCGATCTGCGTGATCGCCTTTTCGCTGCTCGACGGCCCGCACCGCCACCGCGCCCTGTACATCCTGCGCCACCAGGCATTCCGCCCACTGTGGCTGATCGGCAGTTTCGCCGCGTTTGGCGAGGCGATGAGCGACCCACGCCTGACGGTCGCCCTCGGCACCCACCTGGCGCATGCCCTGGCGACCTTGGCCAATGTGATTGCGGCGCTGTGCACCGGGCTGTTCATCCTGCGCTTTCGCCGGCCCATTGCCCATCTGATCCGCAACCAGCCGCTGTCACGGCGCCTGACCCGGCGCACCCTCAGCGACACCATCGAAATCCTCGGCAGCTTCTGGTTCGTGCCGGCGCTGATCCTGGTGGCCATCTCGCTGTTCGCCACCTTCGTTTCTGCCGGCGACACCAGCACTGCCCTGCGCCAGTCGCTGATGTGCACCGTGCTGGTAGTGGTGTGCATGGTGCTCAACGGCCTGGTGCGCCGCCATGCCGCCAACCCCAAGCGGGCCACCAAGCGCCAGGCGGTGTACGCCGAACGCCTGCGCAATTTTGCCTACCTGCTGGTGCACCTGTTCATCTGGCTGGTGTTCATCGAACTGGGCCTGCGCGTGTGGGGCCTGTCGATGATCAGCTTCGCCGAAGGCGAAGGCCACGACATAAGCCTGCGCCTGCTCGGCCTGGCCGGCACGCTGATCGTCGCCTGGCTGGTATGGATCCTCGCCGACACCACCGTGCACCACGCCCTGGTGCGTTCGCGCCGAGGCCTGGCCAACGCCCGTGCGCAAACCATGATGCCGTTGATCCGCAACGTGATGTTCGTGGTCATTTTCATCATCGCGGTCATCGTCGCCCTGGCCAACATGGGCATGAACGTCACCCCGCTGCTGGCCGGTGCCGGGGTGATCGGCCTGGCCATCGGTTTTGGCGCGCAATCGCTGGTGGCCGACCTGATCACCGGGCTGTTCATCATTATCGAAGACTCGCTGGCCATCGATGACTACGTGGATGTCGGCGGCCACCTGGGCACGGTCGAAGGGCTGACCATCCGTACCGTACGCCTGCGCGATATCGACGGCATCGTGCATACCATCCCGTTCAGCGAGATCAAGAGCATCAAGAACTACTCGCGCGAGTTCGGCTACGCGATCTTCCGCGTGGCGATCCCGTACAGCATGAACATCGACCAGGCGATCAGCCTGGTTCGCGAGGTGGGGCAGAAGCTGCGCAACGACCCGCTGATGCGCCGCAACATCTGGTCGCCACTGGAACTGCAGGGCGTGGAGAGCTTCGAGTCGGGGTCGGCGATCCTGCGGGCGCGGTTCAAGACCGCGCCGATCAAGCAGTGGGAGGTGTCGCGGGCATTCAACCTGGCATTGAAACGGCAGCTGGACGAGGCCGGGCTGGACCTGGCGACGCCGCGCCTGTCGGTGCAGGTGGTGACGGCCGGGGGTGGCGGGATGGCAGAGGGTAGCACCGCATCGAACTAGGGCCGCTTCGTGCCCCATCGCGACACCAGGTACCCTGCTCACCCGGCCTGGGCACGAATGCGGATGGCATCATGCCGCCAATACTCCAGGTCGCAGTCGATCAGGTTTCCATGCTGGTCGCTGTTGACCCGGGTGATATGCAACCCGGGGCTGCCCGCCGACACTTTCAACGCACTGGCCGCCTCCACCGGCAACGCCGTCGGCCAGATCTCGAAGCACACCTGCCCATACTGGATGCCATACACCCGCCCATAGATCTCGGTCAGCGACTGGGCCAGGTCCTGTTCGAGGATCGCCGGGAAATAACGCGGATTGAGGTAGTGCTCGGCATACAGCACCGCTCGCCCGTCGATCCGCCGCAACCGGCATATGCGCACCACACTGGACAATGCCGGCAACTGCAAGCGTGCGCAAATGGCGGCCGAGGCCGGCTGCAGCCGCGCGGACAGCAATTCGGTACTCGCCACCCGCCCTTGGTCACGCACCATGGCGTGGAAGTGGCTACGCTGGATCAGGTCGTAGGTCAGGCGCTCGGGCGCAACAAACCAGCCGCGCCGCTCTTCGCGGTAGATCAGCCCCTGGGCTTCCAGCTGCACCAACGCTTCACGCAGGGTGATGCGTGTGGTGTCGAACACCTCGCTGAGCCTGCGTTCAGCCGGCAGCTTGCCGCCCGGCGCCAACAGGCCGTGCTCGATCTGCTCCTGCAGGGCATGACAGATGGCTGTTACCGCTCGCGGTGGCATCGACTGCATCAAAAGTTACCTATCTGGACTAGTCCAGCCCCATGACGGGGCACCTGGAGAATAGTGCAAGCCTAGGCAGGGCTGATGAACATCCTGTGACAAAGCCGCACCAGGCACATTGCCAGAATCGGGCCAGCCCCGCAAAACCGGGGACTGAGCATGGTCTACGCTGTAATGCCAGGAACCCGCTTATACCTGCAAGGGTATTGCCCTACATCAAATTGTCACGCAAGCAGCCTACCTTGGCTCAAGGTTTGCTGACCTAGACCAAGGGTCTCAGGCAACGACTTTGTTCATAACAACGATTCGCAAAGGCACTCACCCAAAGGAGCTTCGGATGAAAAAGTTCTTCATGGCGTCACTGCTCGGTTCGACCATCGCCCTGTGCACCACGGCCATGGCCGCCGGAACCGACCTCAAGGCCCTGGAAGACGCGGCCCGCAAGGAAGGTAACGTCAACAG
Above is a genomic segment from Pseudomonas oryzicola containing:
- a CDS encoding mechanosensitive ion channel family protein, whose product is MPAFLRCLFLLLLLFIPPVQAAGLPGLLGGSAPAQAEATEPLGKSLDEVIKNLENDQQRAKLLADLKKLRDATQQSQPNVEQGVLGLIGGALHDLEKQFSGDASPFHRWAAEIEQAQAELAELVVPVHQWPAILFGFAAVIAVWSVLAYAFNWVGHRVRLRFGLSEELPQHPRTWDLVRFALRKLGPWLVALVFTVYLSFVLPPSLGKSLAMVLAYALVVGTCFSAICVIAFSLLDGPHRHRALYILRHQAFRPLWLIGSFAAFGEAMSDPRLTVALGTHLAHALATLANVIAALCTGLFILRFRRPIAHLIRNQPLSRRLTRRTLSDTIEILGSFWFVPALILVAISLFATFVSAGDTSTALRQSLMCTVLVVVCMVLNGLVRRHAANPKRATKRQAVYAERLRNFAYLLVHLFIWLVFIELGLRVWGLSMISFAEGEGHDISLRLLGLAGTLIVAWLVWILADTTVHHALVRSRRGLANARAQTMMPLIRNVMFVVIFIIAVIVALANMGMNVTPLLAGAGVIGLAIGFGAQSLVADLITGLFIIIEDSLAIDDYVDVGGHLGTVEGLTIRTVRLRDIDGIVHTIPFSEIKSIKNYSREFGYAIFRVAIPYSMNIDQAISLVREVGQKLRNDPLMRRNIWSPLELQGVESFESGSAILRARFKTAPIKQWEVSRAFNLALKRQLDEAGLDLATPRLSVQVVTAGGGGMAEGSTASN
- a CDS encoding M18 family aminopeptidase yields the protein MRDALNSGLIDFLKASPTPFHATASLAQRLEAAGYQRLDERDSWATVPGGRYYLTRNDSSIIAIKLGKQAPLLNGIRMVGAHTDSPCLRVKPQPELQRQGFLQLGVEVYGGALLAPWFDRDLSLAGRVTYRRDGKVESQLIDFKLPIAIIPNLAIHLNRTANEGWAINPQNELPPILAQVAGDERIDFRALLTEQLAREHELIADVVLDYELSFYDTQDAALVGLNGDFIAGARLDNLLSCYAGLQALLAADSDETCVLVCNDHEEVGSCSACGADGPMLEQTLQRLLPDGDAYVRTIQRSLMVSADNAHGVHPNYADKHDGNHGPKLNAGPVIKVNNNQRYATNSETAGFFRHLCMAEEVPVQSFVVRSDMGCGSTIGPITASHLGVRTVDIGLPTFAMHSIRELCGSHDLAHLVKVLTAFYRSRELP
- a CDS encoding UTRA domain-containing protein — its product is MQSMPPRAVTAICHALQEQIEHGLLAPGGKLPAERRLSEVFDTTRITLREALVQLEAQGLIYREERRGWFVAPERLTYDLIQRSHFHAMVRDQGRVASTELLSARLQPASAAICARLQLPALSSVVRICRLRRIDGRAVLYAEHYLNPRYFPAILEQDLAQSLTEIYGRVYGIQYGQVCFEIWPTALPVEAASALKVSAGSPGLHITRVNSDQHGNLIDCDLEYWRHDAIRIRAQAG